The region CCCAGCTGGAAAACCTGTCCACCTTCATCAAGGCCATGGTCAGCTACGGCATGAACCCTGTGGACCTGTTCGAGGCCAACGACCTGTTTGAGAGCGGGAACATGACGCAGGTGCAGGTGTCTCTTCTCGCCCTGGCCGGGaaggtgaggcccagagagaggcagCGACCTGCCCGGGGCCCCGCCCTGAGGTCCATGTGGACTAACAGATGCCCCGGattccctcctgccccttggGGTTCAGTGGCGACAGGCAGCCTCCCTGACACCAGCGCCCCGTGCCAGAGTGGGGCTGTTTGTCAGAATCCGCGAGCCTCAGCAGACACACCAACATCCCCCAGAGACCTGAGTAGACACTAGGGTTCGATCTTCAGTCCCTTCCTTATAGATGATAAGTAAGTTCTAAATTGTGAGAAGCAGCCTGAAGAAGGGGGAATCGGGCCATGTGTGGGGTCTAGTGACCGGGCAGGGTTGGAACGGCATTTCAAGAGGAGGGAACTGCGTGTGGAATGGCATTTCAGGAGCACCCTGGGGCCTCCACGTGGGGAATGGAGGCGGGGAGACCGGCGAGGGgcgaggggcaggggcaggtgtcGGGCAAGCAGGTGGGTTGCTGGAGGGTTGGGGTgatggaaggaggcagagggtggcTGGTGAGGACGCCTCCCAGAATTCCTGTCCCGAGCTGTGCCCTGGGGCGAGACGGCTGGGTGCCAGGTGGGTCGGGGGCGGCTGGAGCCCGATCCCCAGGGTGGCACGGGTCTGGGCCTGTTTCAGGGCCCCGGCTGCCCCTCTGTGATactcccagcacccctcccctccaggccaAGACAAAGGGGCTGCAGAGTGGCGTGGACATTGGCGTCAAATACTCAGAAAAGCAGGAACGCAACTTTGATGACGCCACCATGAAGGCGGGCCAGTGCGTCATTGGGCTCCAGGTGGGCGCCCACGGCCTCCAGCCCCGTGCCCgccatggtggggtgggggctgccggTGGGACCCAGGCCCTGTCCAGCTCCGTGCCCCCTCAAGTTCGGGGCTGGATCTAGAGGCCTGGGCCGGGGGGGACAGCTGACCTCTCCTGCCCACCGCCCTGCAGATGGGCACCAACAAATGTGCCAGTCAGTCGGGCATGACGGCGTATGGCACAAGAAGGCATCTGTACGACCCCAAGAATCATATCCTGCCCCCCATGGACCACTCCACCATCAGCCTCCAGATGGGCACCAACAAGTGTGCTAGCCAGGTGGGGCCCCCGCTCCGGCCGCCCAGTCCCCGCCCACCTCTCCACCCCGCCAAACCCCGTGGCCTCCTCCTTGTCCCCATGGCTGCCTCCCACGGAGAATCCCACCCGGGATTTCTCTCCGCTTCTCGGCCTGTGCCTTCTCTGCTCTGCTCAGCTTGCTGTGTGTCCCCAGGGAAGTTGCTGCtgggctctgggcctcagtctccctcagAGGATTGCCCAGGGGCCCGTTCAACCCCGGTGTCTTTAGATCCTGTGATTCTCACTTTTCCTGCACATTGCACGTGTCTGTAGGGTGGTCTTGGAACTCTCGGGTTCTTGCGGGGGGGGTTCAGCCCCAACCTGGGGAGCTTCCTGGCTGGCAGGGAGAGCTGGACCCAGACGCCCCTGGTTCCCAGGGAGGGGGTCACTGGTCGTGGGGATCAACTCAGCAGAGAGGCAGAACAGAGAGGGCGTCCAAGCGGGGTGGAGAAGGACCCCATTGGAGCTGCTGCTGAGGGCAGAGACAGCTGGGGATGGTGGGGGAATTGGGGGCGGGGGCTCCCGGGGCCTCCCTCCCCGCATCTTCTTCCAGCCCTGAAGCGCTCTCCTCCCTGTCCAGGTGGGCATGACGGCTCCGGGGACCCGGCGGCACATCTACGACACCAAGCTGGGGACCGACAAGTGTGACAACTCTTCCATGTCCCTGCAGATGGGTTACACGCAGGGCGCCAACCAGAGCGGCCAGGTCTTTGGCTTAGGCCGGCAGATCTATGACCCCAAGTACTGCCCCCAAGGCCCCGTGGCCGATGGGGCTTCTGCGGCTGCAGGTGACTGCCCAGGCCCCGGGGAGGCCCCGGAGTACACCCCCTACCGCCACCAGGAGGAGGCCGACTACTGAGGTGCCCGTGCAGGGTGTCTCCCCACATCGCTCCGTGTGGTTTTGGGGTTCTTCTGTTTTCGGCTTGTTTTTCTCCTTGTCTGAGCGCTACCAGCTGAGGGCTTGTGGGGAAGGGGTGAAGCACATGCAGATCTGCACGGTGTGGGGGCTCACGCGGGCCACCGGTTTCCCAGCAGGCTTTGGGCTGAGCTGTAGTGGTTTGGGGGAAGaaactggggcagggaggggaccaACCCTGAATGGTTTCCGGttgcctctccttctcttcccttttctctgctgATCAGTTTGTGGTTTCTGTACCCACGGAAGTTTCAAGCAGTTTTAAtgaaagaagacttttttttttttttttttgcaaggcaGTGGGGGGATGGTGGAAGGGGgtgctgggaaggaaggaggcccCCTGGGAGAGGGCCAGGTCATAGTCCGAAATATTTGAGGTCTTGTGAGGAACTGGATTTCTCTGGCCCTCTTGGACTCACCTGTGGCTCGCCCCGGGGGCtagtggagaaactgaggtaggACAACAGAGTTCTGAGTGGTTGAGGCAGAGCCACCCCCCCACCTTCCTGTACTTGTCCCCATTCCTCTGCCAAGTACTGCACAGGGACCCCCACCCAGAGGTCCTCCCCCGGGACtggcccccatccaggagccctggGACCAAGAGATAATGTGAAATGTTGACTGTGGACCAAAGGCAATAAAAACCTCTTTTTAAGGAAGAAACTGCTGGTGGAGTTGGGAGTCCGCTCGCGGGAAGGGTTTGGCTTGGGTCCCAgtggggggccctggggccctggggtggggcggCAGGCCATTCTCCAGCAGGTCCTCAGGGCTGCCTTGGAggagctgaggcccagggccGG is a window of Zalophus californianus isolate mZalCal1 chromosome 1, mZalCal1.pri.v2, whole genome shotgun sequence DNA encoding:
- the CNN2 gene encoding calponin-2, whose amino-acid sequence is MSSTQFNKGPSYGLSAEVKNRLLSKYDPQKEAELRSWIEGLTGLSIGPDFQKGLKDGVILCTLMNKLQPGSVPKINRSMQNWHQLENLSTFIKAMVSYGMNPVDLFEANDLFESGNMTQVQVSLLALAGKAKTKGLQSGVDIGVKYSEKQERNFDDATMKAGQCVIGLQMGTNKCASQSGMTAYGTRRHLYDPKNHILPPMDHSTISLQMGTNKCASQVGMTAPGTRRHIYDTKLGTDKCDNSSMSLQMGYTQGANQSGQVFGLGRQIYDPKYCPQGPVADGASAAAGDCPGPGEAPEYTPYRHQEEADY